The Periophthalmus magnuspinnatus isolate fPerMag1 unplaced genomic scaffold, fPerMag1.2.pri scaffold_73_arrow_ctg1, whole genome shotgun sequence genome contains a region encoding:
- the LOC117393650 gene encoding glutathione S-transferase LANCL1-like has protein sequence MIFVSHWTLPPVCQPGLVSSVEQLHRLVKPSVDYVCGLKFPSGNYPPCVGDERDLLVHWCHGSPGVVYMLLQAYKVFGGPGYLEDALQCGEVVWRYGLLKKGYGLCHGAAGNAYTFLSLYRHTGDPKHLYRACMRSPPWKEKDQVEIGLKTPKGLK, from the exons ATGATATTTGTTTCTCACTggacactgccccctgtctgtcagCCCGGGTTGGTGTCTTCAGTGGAGCAGTTGCACAGACTGGTGAAGCCCAGCGTAGACTATGTGTGCGGCCTTAAGTTCCCCTCTGGAAACTACCCTCCCTGTGTGGGGGACGAGCGGGACCTGCTGGTGCACTGGTGTCACGGATCTCCGGGGGTCGTCTACATGCTGCTGCAGGCCTACAAG GTGTTTGGAGGCCCTGGATACCTGGAGGACGCTCTGCAGTGTGGGGAGGTGGTGTGGAGGTACGGCCTGCTCAAGAAGGGCTACGGCCTTTGCCACGGAGCCGCCGGGAACGCCTACACTTTCCTGTCCCTGTACCGGCACACGGGGGACCCCAAGCACCTGTACCGCGCCTGCATG AGAAGCCCCccatggaaagaaaaagatcaag tagagattggcctgAAAACACCAAAAGGactcaagtga
- the LOC117393648 gene encoding glutathione S-transferase LANCL1-like: MIFVSHWTLPPVCQPGLVSSVEQLHRLVKPSVDYVCGLKFPSGNYPPCVGDERDLLVHWCHGSPGVVYMLLQAYKVFGGPGYLEDALQCGEVVWRYGLLKKGYGLCHGAAGNAYTFLSLYRHTGDPKHLYRACMFADWCMNYGRHGCRTPDTPFSLFEGMAGTIYFLADLLQPMRAKFPAFEV, encoded by the exons ATGATATTTGTTTCTCACTggacactgccccctgtctgtcagCCCGGGTTGGTGTCTTCAGTGGAGCAGTTGCACAGACTGGTGAAGCCCAGCGTAGACTATGTGTGCGGCCTTAAGTTCCCCTCTGGAAACTACCCTCCCTGTGTGGGGGACGAGCGGGACCTGCTGGTGCACTGGTGTCACGGATCTCCGGGGGTCGTCTACATGCTGCTGCAGGCCTACAAG GTGTTTGGAGGCCCTGGATACCTGGAGGACGCTCTGCAGTGTGGGGAGGTGGTGTGGAGGTACGGCCTGCTCAAGAAGGGCTACGGCCTTTGCCACGGAGCCGCCGGGAACGCCTACACTTTCCTGTCCCTGTACCGGCACACGGGGGACCCCAAGCACCTGTACCGCGCCTGCATG TTCGCAGACTGGTGCATGAACTATGGCAGACACGGTTGTCGCACACCTGACACGCCGTTCTCCCTGTTTGAAG GTATGGCCGGTACCATCTACTTCCTGGCTGACCTCCTGCAGCCAATGAGAGCAAAGTTCCCTGCATTTGAGGTGTAA